One region of Nerophis lumbriciformis linkage group LG10, RoL_Nlum_v2.1, whole genome shotgun sequence genomic DNA includes:
- the hdhd5 gene encoding haloacid dehalogenase-like hydrolase domain-containing 5, whose product MQRIKCFKSTWKLMNWSCESAGQPLKTLRYTSRNYSQLPPQASFGLLFDIDGVLVRGGTPIPAAKQCFRNLVDRRGKYKVPVVFVTNAGNCMRQTKAEHLSHMLDVEVSPDQVMLSHSPLRMFTQFHQKCVLVSGQGPVEEVAHKLGFQNVVTIDNLREAYPLLDVVDHDRRPKGRIPPTKGLQRPIDAVILFGEPIRWETNLQLFVDVLLTHGNPGRNWNSVQYPHIPVLACNMDLLWMAEAKNPRFGHGMFLVCLESVYKKVTGHDLKYEALIGKPSVVTYNYAELLVRQQAERLGWATPVKRLYAIGDNPMADIYGANLYNRYLKAAQHFQTKANRNGASAQSVDDGPAMTSAELGGAPGVFAAGVDLPEACRSILVCTGVYSKDQKELPPDTTQTVTRQHIFHGHRDFGFDPSLTQPSFLVEDVKDAVELVFQQEEWPLN is encoded by the exons ATGCAGAGAATAAAGTGTTTTAAAAGCACCTGGAAGTTGATGAATTGGAGCTGCGAGAGTGCAGGACAACCACTTAAAACATTGCGTTATACTTCCAGGAATTACAGCCAG CTGCCTCCACAAGCCTCATTTGGTCTCCTCTTCGACATCGACGGGGTGCTGGTGCGAGGCGGCACGCCGATCCCTGCGGCCAAGCAATGTTTCCGGAACCTGGTGGACCGCCGAGGCAAATACAAAGTTCCCGTGGTGTTCGTCACCAATGCTGGAAACTGCATGAGGCAAACCAAAGCAGAGCATCTTTCACATATGCTTGACGTGGAG GTGTCGCCAGACCAGGTGATGTTGTCCCACAGTCCTTTGCGAATGTTTACACAGTTTCACCAAAAGTGCGTGCTGGTGTCAGGACAAGGTCCTGTTGAAGAGGTGGCTCACAA ACTGGGCTTCCAGAATGTTGTCACCATAGATAATCTCAGAGAGGCGTATCCTCTTCTTGATGTGGTGGATCACGACAGGAGACCCAAAGGCCGA ATTCCACCCACCAAAGGCTTACAAAGGCCAATAGATG CTGTCATTTTATTTGGTGAGCCCATCAGATGGGAGACCAACCTCCAGCTATTCGTTGATGTCCTTCTAACTCACGGAAACCCAGGCAGGAATTGGAATTCCGTGCAGTACCCTCACATCCCAGTGCTGGCCTGTAACATGGACCTGCTCTGGATGGCTGAGGCCAAAAATCCTAG GTTTGGTCATGGCATGTTCCTGGTGTGCTTGGAGAGTGTGTACAAGAAAGTCACAGGTCATGACCTCAAGTATGAGGCTTTGATCGGTAAACCCAGCGTGGTGACTTATAATTACGCTGAGTTGCTGGTGAGGCAGCAGGCTGAGAGACTTGGGTGGGCCACGCCTGTGAAGAGGCTGTACGCAATCGG TGATAACCCTATGGCCGACATATACGGCGCCAACCTCTACAACCGCTACCTCAAGGCTGCTCAGCATTTTCAGACGAAAGCTAACCGGAACGGAGCTAGTGCTCAATCTGTTGACGACGGGCCCGCAATGACATCAGCCGAATTGGGCGGAGCGCCCGGCGTATTCGCGGCAGGTGTGGATCTCCCCGAGGCGTGCCGCTCCATTCTGGTTTGCACGGGAGTGTACAGCAAAGACCAGAAGGAGCTGCCACCAGACACCACACAAACTGTGACCCGACAGCACATCTTCCACGGCCATAGGGACTTCGGCTTTGACCCTAGCCTCACACAGCCTTCCTTTTTGGTGGAGGATGTCAAAGATGCTGTTGAGCTGGTGTTCCAGCAGGAGGAATGGCCACTGAATTAG